Within the Emticicia oligotrophica DSM 17448 genome, the region TTTACCATGACCATAAGGGTGTTCTCTATCTCGTGGTTTCGCTGATAATATGATGCTATAAAGTCCGATAAAGCCTGCAATCACGTTGACGCTACTTTCTAGGGCATCAGTTAAAATAGCCACCGATGAAGTAAGCCACCATGCGATAATTTTCAGTATAAATAATGCTACCGATACGCCAACTAAAATTTGCTGCATCCGAATCGGATTTACTTTTTTTTCTGCCATGATATGAATAGGTATAAAAGCTGAAGTAGATAATCTATTAAAGCTTACATAACCACTGATAACTTATTAATATTGCGTCAATGAATTAATCTGAATAATGCTTTGATTGAGATTCCTGATAGCCTCAATATAATCATTCCGAATAGTTGTTGCCTGATTGGTAAGTGTCACCCATTCGAGGTAATTAATACTACCATTTATCAACTGTTGCTGAGCCGTACCATTGATTATATTGGCGTTATTTAAAGCGGTTTTTTCATAATACTCTACCGTTTTCGTGAATTTATTATATTCTCCAAGTGCTGTAAGATAGGCATTATTGAGTGTTTGCAAACCAACTTCATAATTACTTTCGGCCACAAGTTTATTCACTTTTTCGCTATTAATTTTAGCTTTTTGGGCTGTTGCAAAAATGGGAATACCCATGCCTACTTGAACAGATTGAAAGCGATACCAACCATTATACACTACATTGTCAGCCCCTGTTCCTCGAATACTTCCATTGTTATAAACCATCGAAAGGGTAGGTAGCAGTTTCTTTTTTTCTATATCTATGGCAGCATCGGCAATTTGCTGTTGCTGGCTCAGAAATTTTAAACTTGGGTGTTCTTTTAAGACATCAATAATCGGCTGATTTTTCAGTGATAGTTTGTATGAATTATTGGCTGGAACAAAATTCTCTGCTGAATTGAGTAAGTATTGAAAACGAAGTCTGGTTAAGGCTTCATCATCTTCCACTTGTTTTAACTGAACATTGATTTGTCCTAGTTGATTTTCGGCAGTTACCTTCTCTAAAATATTACTTTCTCCTTTTGCAAACCTTAATTCTGCTCGATTAAGAAATGCCTTATATAAACTATCTGCAAATTGTAGTAATTGACGCTTTTGTTGGAGATATACCCAGTGATAATATACTTGTCCAACTTGTTTCTTTAACTCATGTTCAGTCAGTGCTATGCTCAATGTGCTACTTTTCCAAAGTTCGTTATAGTAATTTTTTTGGCTTTCATACACCTTTGGGAAACTTAGTGTTTGCCCCAAACTTAGTCTTGAGTCTAAATAAATACTATTAATTTGTCCAACTTCCGCAGCAATATTAGTTGTTGGAATCATCTTAGCAGTATTAATGAGGCTTTTCTGATATTCAGCTTTTATTTTTTCGTTTTTTACCGAAAGATTATTTTTTAAAGCTATTTCTACCGCAGACTCTAAACTTACAGGTTTTTGTGCATTGGCAGAAGCACCCGCCAATAGGAGCAATACGATGATGGTTGCTTTTGGCGAAATTACTTTGGTTGTGCCTTCAAAAACCATGTAGAGAATCGGTAAAACGAAGAGCGTTAAGAAAGTGGCAATTAATAATCCACCGATAACTACCGTGGCAAGTGGACGTTGTACTTCAGCTCCTGCTCCATTGCTAAGTGCCATTGGTAAGAAACCTAAAGAAGCAACAAAGGCTGTCATCAATACCGGACGAAGGCGGAGATTTGTTCCCTCAAGTACAACTTTCCGAAGGTCATGTTCACCATCGTGTTTAATTCGGTTGAATTCGGCAATTAATACAATTCCATTCAAAACGGCTACACCAAATAAAGCAATGAAACCAACCCCCGCACTAATACTAAATGGAAGGCCACGAAGAGCCAAGAAGAATATACCACCAATAGCCGAGAGCGGAATAGCCGAATAAATAAGCAATCCATGTTTGATGGAATTGAAAGCAAAGAAAAGCAACAAGAAAATCAGAATCAATGATACTGGAACCGCAATCATGAGGCGTTGTTTAGCAGCATTGAGGTTTTCGAAAGCTCCACCATAAGTAACATAGTAGCCAGCAGAGAAACGAATTTTCTTATCTACTTTGCCTTGAAGTTCGGTTACGATACTTTGTACATCTCGTCCTCTCACATTAAAGCCTACCACAATTCTGCGTTTGGCATCTTCTCTTTGAATTTGGTTAGGTCCATCTTTGATAGCTACATCGGCTAGTTGCGAAAGAGCAATTTGAGTACCGTTAGGTGTTGGAATTAGTAAATTCTGAATGTCTTCTAAATTCTTCTTTTGGTCACCTGCTAATCTAACTACTAAATCGAAACGTTTTTCTCCTTCAAAAACTAATCCTGTACTTTGGCCAGCTAATGCCGTATTTACAACCCTATTGATATCTGCAACACTCAGATTATATTGGGCAATCATATTACGTTTATATTCGATTAGTACCTGTGGCATGCCCGAAACAGTTTCCACGTAAAGGTTTTTAGCTCCTTCAACTGTATTAATAATTTCACCTAATTGATGAGCATATTTAGTAAGGGTGTCAAGGTCTTCACCAAAAATCTTGCATACTACATCTTGTCTTGCACCAGTCATGAGTTCATTAAAACGCATTTGAACTGGATATTGGAAACCGACTGTTACCCCAGGGACTTCCGACAATTCTTTCGTCATTTTTTCGGCCAATTCATCGAATGTTTTGGCCGATGTCCACTCGCTTTTATCTTTCAAAATCACCATCATATCGCAAGCATCCATAGGCATAGGGTCGGTTGGAACCTCGCCACTACCAATTTTAGTTACGACTTTCTCAACTTCTGGAAAACGAGTTTTGAGAATATGTGCTGTTTTTTGGGTATTTTCGATGGTTGTGCTCAAATTACTGCCAGTAAGTACGCGTGTTTCTACGGCAAAATCACCTTCTTCGAGTGCTGGGATAAATTCTCCACCAAGTGTAGATAGAACAATAATAGCTAAAACAAAAAGTCCAATAGTTGCTCCTAAAATGACTTTTGGGAAATTAAGCACCCAATTAAGAGCAGACTGGTAGGCATGCTCTATTTTAGCCATGAGTCTGTCTGAGATATTAGGTTCGTGTTTGGTTTTCTTGCTTAATACAATCGAACTCATCATCGGAATATAAGTAAGCGATAGAATAAATGCCCCTAACAAGGCGAAAGCAACCGTTTGTGCCATTGGCTTGAACATTTTACCTTCGATACCTTGAAGTGTGAAAATCGGTAAATAAACAACCAAGATGATTACTTGCCCGAATACTGCACTATTCATCATTTTACCAGCCGATTTCTCTGTCATTTCGTCCATTTCGGCTTGTGTATAATTGGCCCGCCCGAGTGCGTGTTTACCCGCCAATAAGTGCATGACTGATTCAACGATAATAACCGCTCCATCGACAATCAAACCAAAATCAAGAGCTCCTAAACTCATTAGGTTGCCACTTACGCCAAACAAATTCATCATGATGATTGCAAAGAGCATCGAAAGCGGAATGACTGAAGCAACCAAGATACCAGCACGGAAATTTCCTAGAAATAAAACTAAAACGAATATTACGATTAAGGCACCTTCTAAGAGATTTTTTTCAACAGTTCCAATGGCATTATTTACCATTTTGGTTCGGTCGAGGAAAGGTTCAATCAACACACCTTCAGGAAGTGTCTTCTGAATTTGTGCTACTCGCTCTTTTACGTTCTTTATTACCTCGCTACTATTGGCACCTTTAAGCATCATCACTACTGCACCAGCTACTTCTCCTTTATCATTGAAAGTCATCGCTCCGAATC harbors:
- a CDS encoding CusA/CzcA family heavy metal efflux RND transporter; amino-acid sequence: MLNSIIGFAIRNKLIIGLFTLALIGYGSYEVTKLPIDAVPDITNNQVQVITVAPSFGATDIERLVTFPIEQANNNIHGLLEIRSFSRFGLSLVTIVFDDETDIYWARQQVAERLQKVQSQIPAGIGVPELGPVSTGLGEIYQYVVRPKEGYESKYDATSLRTIQDWIVRRQLLGVKGVAEVSSFGGKLKQFSIEIDPHKLQATGITIDDVFKALENNNQNTGGAYIEKGSTALFIRTEGLIGSIEDIENIAIKSLGGGTPLFIRDVAEIKIGHATRFGAMTFNDKGEVAGAVVMMLKGANSSEVIKNVKERVAQIQKTLPEGVLIEPFLDRTKMVNNAIGTVEKNLLEGALIVIFVLVLFLGNFRAGILVASVIPLSMLFAIIMMNLFGVSGNLMSLGALDFGLIVDGAVIIVESVMHLLAGKHALGRANYTQAEMDEMTEKSAGKMMNSAVFGQVIILVVYLPIFTLQGIEGKMFKPMAQTVAFALLGAFILSLTYIPMMSSIVLSKKTKHEPNISDRLMAKIEHAYQSALNWVLNFPKVILGATIGLFVLAIIVLSTLGGEFIPALEEGDFAVETRVLTGSNLSTTIENTQKTAHILKTRFPEVEKVVTKIGSGEVPTDPMPMDACDMMVILKDKSEWTSAKTFDELAEKMTKELSEVPGVTVGFQYPVQMRFNELMTGARQDVVCKIFGEDLDTLTKYAHQLGEIINTVEGAKNLYVETVSGMPQVLIEYKRNMIAQYNLSVADINRVVNTALAGQSTGLVFEGEKRFDLVVRLAGDQKKNLEDIQNLLIPTPNGTQIALSQLADVAIKDGPNQIQREDAKRRIVVGFNVRGRDVQSIVTELQGKVDKKIRFSAGYYVTYGGAFENLNAAKQRLMIAVPVSLILIFLLLFFAFNSIKHGLLIYSAIPLSAIGGIFFLALRGLPFSISAGVGFIALFGVAVLNGIVLIAEFNRIKHDGEHDLRKVVLEGTNLRLRPVLMTAFVASLGFLPMALSNGAGAEVQRPLATVVIGGLLIATFLTLFVLPILYMVFEGTTKVISPKATIIVLLLLAGASANAQKPVSLESAVEIALKNNLSVKNEKIKAEYQKSLINTAKMIPTTNIAAEVGQINSIYLDSRLSLGQTLSFPKVYESQKNYYNELWKSSTLSIALTEHELKKQVGQVYYHWVYLQQKRQLLQFADSLYKAFLNRAELRFAKGESNILEKVTAENQLGQINVQLKQVEDDEALTRLRFQYLLNSAENFVPANNSYKLSLKNQPIIDVLKEHPSLKFLSQQQQIADAAIDIEKKKLLPTLSMVYNNGSIRGTGADNVVYNGWYRFQSVQVGMGIPIFATAQKAKINSEKVNKLVAESNYEVGLQTLNNAYLTALGEYNKFTKTVEYYEKTALNNANIINGTAQQQLINGSINYLEWVTLTNQATTIRNDYIEAIRNLNQSIIQINSLTQY